The following are from one region of the Spodoptera frugiperda isolate SF20-4 chromosome 20, AGI-APGP_CSIRO_Sfru_2.0, whole genome shotgun sequence genome:
- the LOC118282389 gene encoding dnaJ homolog dnj-5, with the protein MARSPKDDPIYNDMKHNTWNYHAETAGNCVPDALNERKPPQISPNPSVMNDNSIYVNPSFGNEVYLNKHAYNVQTGDAAANKDEKIPFTNMPNVPRANQNYGNAMLKLSNGQSVRVFYDENNQQLIFPMSAGQYELFNHNQGVRDIPLQMPQPSHMFTLNQDFAMNNNNVHTPPTTVNQTTYPENVTSQSPTSNFLKDLLGNLEPNSTGTYSPFGQNYPLNHPDASNMNILTNNPVIEPPKNQPIKVENSPKRNENSPLADTSNKKRIVAEVKPMRPSYSDVLAKNTKNTSPTETTRKVKPQNIETKPLNNKTNSKPEKPTNIKQDDNKHKSEKKQNTNTISSGSESGDINTDDNEKRQKPNKKSKNKRNNISRKWSSLDDITNEEESGYTHDSESQFVFIENPEKPLKKEKKSDSKSKGSDKHAAMEDDEFKLDEEDDQLQFVIQEGQGESGKAKKKKDGRNYHKVTKPLPDKKKNLSKLRRNKPGYLGLAQNYLEHWGGATWKALVWFMYLLSDICRMSFHLSFDLCTSVFTQTYVSSQAVWRSTKDWMSKLSDNKYFLYIDRKFGHTKLGFWRKLKWFKKVELETDNGNDSTKLNANIPLPATGEEAMKRLLACKGKDPYSILGVSVTCTDEEIKRYYRRQAFLVHPDKNQQPGAEEAFKILQHAFDLIGEPERREAYERRALESRHVEAAWSELSQLLAQLHDKMEFAANTIRCTNCGRRHKRVLTDRPCYAARYCVQCKIRHSAKEGDIWAESSMMGLLVMYYACMDGAVYQITQWASCQKKNLKQLRPDCHVVQYRIVLGNKAAAASDINQRPSTGHDPNLEEFLNNLYSKSGVSPNTTSPKQSPPDATDAKKRRNKKPKA; encoded by the exons ATGGCAAGGTCGCCTAAGGATGATCCAATATACAACGATATGAAGCACAATACATGGAACTATCATGCGGAAACCGCTGGAAACTGTGTACCTGATGCTTTGAATGAGAGAAAACCGCCACAGATCTCGCCCAACCCGAGTGTCATGAACGATAATAGTATTTACGTCAACCCGAGTTTCGGCAATGAAGTTTATTTGAACAAACACGCTTACAACGTGCAGACTGGCGATGCCGCCGCCAATAAAGATGAGAAGATTCCTTTCACAAACATGCCTAACGTTCCTCGCGCCAATCAAAATTACGGTAACGCTATGCTCAAACTGAGTAATGGTCAGTCAGTGCGTGTGTTTTACGACGAGAACAATCAACAGCTTATATTCCCAATGTCGGCCGGTCAGTATGAACTCTTCAACCACAACCAGGGAGTGCGCGACATCCCCCTACAGATGCCCCAGCCGTCGCACATGTTTACCCTAAACCAAGACTTTGCTATGAACAATAACAATGTCCACACACCTCCAACAACTGTTAACCAAACAACTTACCCTGAAAATGTGACCAGTCAGTCCCCTACATCTAATTTTCTTAAAGATTTGTTGGGTAATTTGGAGCCTAATTCAACTGGCACATACTCCCCATTTGGACAGAATTACCCGCTCAATCATCCAGATGCATCAAACATGAATATTCTTACAAACAACCCTGTAATAGAACCTCCAAAGAACCAACCTATAAAGGTAGAAAATTCACCAAAAAGGAATGAAAACAGTCCCCTTGCTGACACTAGCAATAAGAAGCGGATTGTAGCTGAAGTGAAACCGATGCGCCCATCATACTCTGATGTGTTAGCTAAGAATACTAAAAACACTTCTCCAACTGAGACAACTCGTAAAGTGAAGCCTCAGAATATAGAAACCAAGCcattgaataataaaacaaactctaaGCCCGAGAAGCCAACTAACATTAAACAGGATGACAACAAACACAAGAGTGAGAAGAAACAGAACACAAACACTATATCTTCTGGCAGTGAGTCCGGAGACATCAACACTGATGACAATGAGAAGCGTCAGAAGCCAAACAAGAAGTCTAAGAACAAACGCAATAATATTTCTCGTAAATGGTCATCTCTGGACGACATTACTAATGAAGAAGAGTCTGGCTACACACACGACAGTGAGAGCCAGTTTGTATTCATTGAGAATCCGGAGAAGCCATTGAAAAAGGAAAAGAAATCAGACAGTAAATCAAAGGGTTCAGACAAGCATGCAGCCATGGAGGATGATGAATTTAAGTTGGATGAGGAAGATGATCAGCTGCAGTTTGTTATCCAGGAAGGCCAGGGTGAAAGTGGGAAAGCCAAAAAGAAGAAGGATGGACGTAATTATCATAAGGTCACAAAGCCTCTGCCGGACAAGAAGAAAAATCTTTCAAAGCTTAGGAGGAACAAACCAGGCTACTTAGGGTTAGCACAGAATTATTTGGAGCACTGGGGTGGAGCAACCTGGAAGGCTCTTGTGTGGTTCATGTATCTACTATCAGATATATGCCGCATGAGTTTCCATTTGTCATTTGATTT ATGCACTTCAGTGTTCACACAGACCTATGTGAGTTCTCAAGCAGTATGGCGCAGCACCAAGGACTGGATGAGCAAGCTCAGTGAcaacaaatactttttatacatCGACAGAAAATTTGGACACACCAAGCTAGGATTCTGGCGGAAACTGAAATGGTTTAAAAAgg TGGAATTAGAAACGGACAATGGAAATGATTCGACAAAGCTGAACGCGAACATACCTTTGCCTGCTACTGGGGAAGAAGCTATGAAGAGACTACTAGCATGCAAAGGAAAAGATCCTTACAG tatattGGGTGTAAGTGTGACATGCACAGACGAGGAAATAAAGCGCTACTACAGACGGCAAGCGTTCCTCGTGCACCCGGACAAGAACCAACAGCCCGGCGCTGAAGAGGCTTTCAAAATACTACAACACGCTTTCGACCTTATTGGGGAGCCG GAGCGTAGAGAAGCGTACGAGCGTCGTGCGCTAGAGTCCCGGCACGTGGAGGCGGCATGGAGCGAGCTCAGTCAGCTACTCGCGCAGCTACATGACAAGATGGAGTTCGCAGCCAATACTATCAG ATGTACAAACTGCGGGCGTCGCCACAAGCGAGTGCTGACGGACCGGCCGTGCTACGCGGCGCGGTACTGTGTACAGTGCAAGATCAGACATTCTGCTAAAGAG GGCGACATATGGGCGGAGTCGAGTATGATGGGTCTACTGGTGATGTACTACGCCTGCATGGACGGCGCCGTCTACCAGATCACGCAGTGGGCCAGCTGTCAG AAAAAGAACTTGAAGCAGTTAAGGCCTGACTGTCACGTGGTCCAGTACCGCATCGTGCTCGGGAACAAGGCGGCCGCGGCCTCAGACATCAACCAGAGACCTTCTACTGG GCACGATCCTAACCTTGAAGAGTTCTTGAACAACCTGTACAGCAAGTCGGGCGTGTCACCCAACACGACGAGCCCCAAGCAGTCGCCGCCCGACGCCACGGACGCTAAAAAGAGACGCAATAAAAAACCTAAAGCATAA